In the Breoghania sp. genome, CGGCGTATATCCCTGGTTTAACTTGCGGCCCTGGCCACGTCTGGCCGGGGCCGATCGCAACCGCGCGGCTTCCCCAAACGCGCCCGATCAGGCTTCCGGGTCACTGCCTGGAGCGCGATAGCCGGGCAAGGACCAGCCAAACTGGATGGCTCCGGCGCGCAGGATGAAGGCCGCCAGAACGGCGATGACGATGGCCGGGCGCGGTGGCATGTGCAAGGCCACGAGCGCCACATAGGAAAAGGCGCCTGCGAAAGCGGCGGTCAGATAGATTTCCCCCTTGATGATGGCGCTTGGCTGATGGGCAACCGTATCGCGGATGACCCCGCCGAACGCAGCGGTCGCCACGCCCATCATGATGGCCACAACGGGCCTGTCGACGACCGTCAGGGTCTTTGCCGCTCCCATCACCGAATAGCACGCGATGCCCACTGCATCCGCCCAGCGCAGCGGTTTGCCCAGCGCCTCGCCCAGATGCGCCATGAACCAGGTCGCGACCCCGGCAATCACGCAGACCAGGAGATAGGTCTGGTTGATCACCCAGAAGACGGGCACCCCCAGAAGCAGGTCGCGCAAAGTGCCCCCACCGATCCCCGTGAATGTGGCCAGCAGGACGAAGGCGAGGATGTCGAGCTTCAGGCGCGACGCCACGATGCCGCCAGAAATTGCAAAGACGGCGACGCCGATAAAATCCAGGATCTGGAGAAAATGAACCATTCGGCGAGGCTAGCCTGTCGGCCGTTCCCGGCATAGCGCCTTGTCGCAACGGATCGGGATTCGGACACTTGAAAGGACAGGGGCCGCGTCAGGCGGCCCCGTCGTGATCGAAGCCTCGCCCTCAGGCGGTCTTGTCGACCGTG is a window encoding:
- a CDS encoding trimeric intracellular cation channel family protein; translation: MVHFLQILDFIGVAVFAISGGIVASRLKLDILAFVLLATFTGIGGGTLRDLLLGVPVFWVINQTYLLVCVIAGVATWFMAHLGEALGKPLRWADAVGIACYSVMGAAKTLTVVDRPVVAIMMGVATAAFGGVIRDTVAHQPSAIIKGEIYLTAAFAGAFSYVALVALHMPPRPAIVIAVLAAFILRAGAIQFGWSLPGYRAPGSDPEA